Sequence from the Lysobacter capsici genome:
GCACTATGCCGCGTGGAAGAAGTACCGCCTGCACGTGCAGTACGAGTTCGACCGGCGCGAACGTTTCCTGCCGCTGATCCTGTCGCTGGCCGGGGTCGGCCTGCACGCGTTGCGCGACCGCATGGTCGATGGCGAAAGCGACGTGTTCGACCAGGCGATCGCGCACTATGCCGGCGGCATTCGCCAGCATCCGGTGTCGGCGGTGTTCGTGCAGCGGATCCTGTCGGATTATTTCCAGGCGCCGTTGCGGGTCGAACAGTTCGTCGGTGCCTGGTACGTGGTGCCCGAGCAGCAGCGCACGCGACTGGGCCAGAGCAATGCGCAGCTGGGCGCCACCGCGCTCGCCGGCGAACGCGTGTGGCAGCGCGACCTGCGCCTGCGGCTGTGGATCGGGCCGCTGGACCGCGAGCGCTTCCAGCGCTTTCTGCCCGGCGGCAGCGCGGCGCGCGCGCTGGCGAAGTGGCTGACCCTGCTGACCGGTTCCACCCTGGAATACGAAGTGCGCCTGATCCTGCGTCAGGACGATGTTCAGGGCGTACGCATGGACGAACACAACGGCGCGCGCCTGGGCTGGGACAGTTACCTGTGCTCGCGCCCGGCCGACAGCGACCGCTCGGATACGCGCTATCACATCCACACCTTGCAATAACGCGATCACCGCCTTCAACGGAGCTCATACCGCATGGACCGCCCACCTTTTCCAACGCCCCGCCGCAGCGGCCGCGTAACCCGCGTCGCCCCCGTCCATCAGCCATCGCGGACCCTCGACGCATGAGCATCAATCTCAAGACCCTGATCAGCAAGCTCGACGACACCTGCCGTCGTTCCGCCGAGCGCGCCGCCAACCTGTGCATGGCGCGCGGCAATTACGAGGTCGATCTGGAGCATCTGTTCCTGGCCTTGCTCGAACATCCGCAGTGCGATGTCGCCTTGATCGCGCAGCGCAGCGGCATCTCGGTGGATTCGCTGCGCCGCGATCTGGAAACCGAGATCGGCCGGTTCAAGACCGGCAACACGCGCACGCCGGTGTTCTCGCCGCACCTGCCGACCTTGTTCGAACACGCCTGGCTGATCGCCTCGCTGGATTCGCAGACCAGCCGCATTCGCAGCGGCCATCTGCTGCTCGCGCTGTTGACCGAGCCGGGGCTGGCGCAGCTGGCGCTGCGCGGTTCTGCGCAGTTCGTGCGGATCAAGCGCGACGAACTCAAGCACGACTTCGCCAAGCTCACCGCCGGTTCGTCCGAGGCCGGCGACGGCGTGCGTTTCGCCGATGCCGAACATCCGCAAGGCGACCAGGCGCAGGGCGACGCCGCCACCGCCGCCGATGCGGCGCAACAGGGCGGGCTGTCGAAAACCCCGGCCCTGGATCAGTTCACCACCAACCTGACCCAGCGCGCTCGTGACGGTCATCTCGATCCGGTGGTCGGCCGCGAATCGGAGATCCGCCAGGTCGTCGACATCCTGCTGCGGCGCCGCCAGAACAACCCGATCCTCACCGGCGAAGCCGGCGTCGGCAAGACCGCGGTGGTCGAAGGCCTGGCGCTGCGCATCGCCGAAAAGGACGTGCCGCAGGTGCTGCAGGGCGTGGAGCTGCACACCCTCGACATGGGCCTGTTGCAGGCCGGCGCCAGCGTCAAGGGCGAATTCGAGAATCGTTTGAAGAACGTGATCGACGAGGTCAAGAAGAGCACGCATCCGATCATCCTGTTCATCGACGAGGCGCACACCATGATCGGCGCCGGTGGACAGGCCGGGCAGAGCGATGCGGCCAACCTGCTCAAGCCGGCGTTGGCGCGCGGCGAACTGCGCACGATCGCGGCGACCACCTGGGGCGAGTACAAGAAATACTTCGAGAAGGACGCCGCGCTGGCGCGGCGCTTCCAGGTGGTCAAGGTCGAGGAACCCAGCGAGCCGATCGCCGCGGCGATGCTGCGCGGGCTGGTGCCGTTGATGGAGAAACACTTCAACATCCGCGTGCTCGACGAAGCGATCACCGAAGCCGTGCGCCTGTCGCATCGCTACATCAGCGGACGGCAGTTGCCGGACAAGGCGGTCAGCGTGCTCGACACCGCCTGCGCCAAGGTCGCGCTCGGGCAGAGCGCGACGCCGGCGATCATCGAGGACACGCGCAAGCACATCGATCGCCTGAGCGCCGAGCTGGGCGCGCTGCATCGCGAAGCCGCGTCGGGCGCCATGCACGACGAACGCGTGGTCGAGCTCGAGTCGCAGCTGGAACAGTCGCGCAAGGTGCTGGCCGACAACGAGGCGCGGTTGTTGCAGGAAACCGAGCTGGCGCAGCGCATTCAGGCCCTGCGCGGCGAACTCGAAGTCGCAGCCACGGCCGCAGCCGCGGATGGCGCTGCCGCCACGGCCGTGCCGGCGGCAGACGATGCCAAGCCCGCCGCCAAGGCCGCCAAGGGCAAGGGCAAAGCAGCCGCGAAATCCGTCGACCCCAAGCACCAGGAAGTCAACGACCTGGTCGCGCAATTGCGAGCATTGCAAGGCGAAACCCCGATGGTGCCGTTGCAGGTCGACGGCACCGTGGTCGCCGAGATCGTCTCGGCCTGGACCGGCGTGCCGCTGGGCCGGATGATCAAGGACGAGATCCGCACCGTGCGCAACCTCGCGCCGATGCTGGCCGAGCGGGTGATGGGCCAGGACCACGCGCTCGAAGCGGTGGCCCAGCGCGTGCGCACCGCCAGCGCCAAGCTCGAAGACCCCAACAAGCCGCGCGGTGTGTTCATGTTCGTCGGCCCGTCCGGCGTGGGCAAGACCGAGACCGCGCTCGCGCTGGCCGACATCCTCTACGGCGGCGAGCGCAAGCTGGTCACCATCAACATGAGCGAGTACCAGGAAGCGCACAGCGTGTCCGGGTTGAAAGGCTCGCCGCCGGGTTATGTCGGTTACGGCGAGGGCGGCGTGCTGACCGAGGCGGTGCGGCGCCAGCCCTACAGCGTGGTGCTGCTCGATGAGGTCGAGAAGGCGCATCCGGACGTGCTGGAGATGTTCTTCCAGGTGTTCGACAAGGGCATGATGGACGACGCCGAAGGCCGCGAAATCGACTTCCGCAACACGCTGATCATCCTGACCTCGAACGTGGGTTCCTCGCAGATCATGCAGGCCGCGCTCAACAAGCCGGCCGAGGAGATTCCCAAGGCCGACGAACTCGCCGACGCCTTGCGTCCGGTACTGATGAAGTCGTTCAAGCCGGCGTTCCTGGGGCGCCTGAAAGTGGTGCCGTACTACCCGATTTCCGACGACGTGCTGGCGCAGATCATCGCGCTCAAGCTGCGCCGCATCCGCGACCGGGTCGCGGCCAACCACAAGGCAGTGTTCGAGTGGGACGACAGCCTGGTCGAGGCGATGCTGCAGCGCTGCACCGAAGTCGATTCGGGCGCGCGCAACGTCGATCACATCCTCAACGGCACTTTGCTGCCGGAGATCGCCGAGTCGGTGCTGGCGCGGATGGCCGAGGGCAGCAAGATCGAGAAAATCAAGGTCAGCGCGGCCAAGAACGGCGAGTTCAAGTACAAGATCGCCTGATCGCGGCAGGTCGCCGCGCCGGGCCGCCTGTGCGGTCCGGCGCAGGGGGCAGGGAAGGGCGGGACGACGGCAACGGAGGCGGCCTCGCCTGGACCCGCATCCGCGTGCCGCCGGACGGCCAAACCTGTCCCGCCGCGACAGCTGAGACCGGACAGGGCTATGATCGGCCGGTAAAGGAATCGCCGGCCCCGTTCGCGGGGTCGGAGCCAACGTAGGGGATGCTTCCCGAAGGCCACGCCGCCGTTCACGGCCGCGGGCAGAAGCGTCGCCCAGGAGACTGCAGGAGGCAGAGCCATGGACGTCCTCGCCACACTACTCAGCGCGCTCAGCGCGCCCCGTCAGCACGAACGCTTGTTGCGGCTGCATACGTCGCTGGGCCCGGACGTGCTGATCGCCGAATCGCTGGACGGCCGCGAATCGCTGGACGAAGGCGGCTTCCGTTTCGAACTGACCGCGTTGTCGGTCGATGCGCACCTGGACCTGAGCGAGCTGCTCGGCCAGCCGGTGCGGCTGGAACTGATGACCGCCGATGCGGTCGGCGATCTGCGCTGCTTCCATGGCCACCTGAGCGCGTTCGAGCGCATCGGTAGCAACGGCGGCCTGGCGCGTTACCGGCTGATCGTCGAGCCGTGGCTGGCGTTCCTGCGCCAGCGCGTGGATGCGTTCGTGTTCCAGGACATGACCGTGGTCGAGATCGTCGAGTCGCTGTTCGCCGACTATGTCGGCCAGGGCCGTCTGGCGCCGGCCTGGCGCTGGGATCTGGCCGACCCGTCGGTCTACAGGAAGCGCAGCCTGACCTGCCAGTACGAAGAGTCCGACTACGACTTCCTGCATCGCCTGCTGGCCGAGGAAGGCATCCACTACCACGTCGAACACAGCGATCAGGCGCTGGCCGAGGACGGCGCGGACGCCGACGGATCCAGCCTGGGCATGCACACCCTGGTGCTGGCCGATCACAACGAGGCCTTCGCCGACCTGGGTTCGATCCGTTTCCATCGCAAGGACATCACCGAACCGGGCGACAGCGTCGAGCACTGGTCGACCGCGCGCCGCTGGCAGACCGCGCGGCTGCAGCGCAGCAGCTGGGACTACCGCAGCCTGGGCCTGCGTCCGGCCGAGGCCTTGGGCAGCCACTACGGCGAAGTCGCGCCGGAGGACCAGGACATCGGCGGTCCCTACGCCTATCCTGATCGCGCCACCGGCGAGCGTTACGCGCGTCAGCATCTGGAAGCCTTGCAGGTCTCGGCCGACACCGTGCAAGGCGCCGGCAGCTGGCGCCGGCTGCGTCCGGGCGGCCGTTTCGTGCTGACCCAGCATCATGCCTACCGCGACGCCGACAGCGGCCGCTTCACCTGCCTGAGCGTGCGCCATCGCGCCCGCAACAACCTCGGCGCGGAGGTGTTGGACCTGGCCGAAAAGCAGCTCGGCCCGGTCACCTTGGCGGTGCCGGTATTGCCCGATGCGCTCAGCGGCCTGGCCACGCCCTCGCACGAAGGCTTCGCGCCCGATCTGGGCGAGGCCGGCCCGGCCGTCGGCAACGACGCGGCCGGTGGCGAAGGTTTCTACCTCAACAGCTTCGACGCCTTGCCCGCCGCGGTGCCGTATCGCAGCCGCACCACCGACGGCCATGGCCTGCGCCTGCATCCCAAGCCGACCGTGCACGGCAGCCAGACCGCGATCGTGGTCAGCGACGGCGCGCCGCTGCAGACCGATCGCGATCACCGGATCAAGGTGCAGTTCCCGTGGCAGCGCGGCGGCGACGCCAGCAACCGCCTGGCGCATCCGTCCGGCGACGACAACGCGCCCGGCCTGGGCCAGGCCTGGACCTGGGTACGCGTGGCCGGTCCGTGGGCCGGCGACAACTGGGGCGGGGTGATGCTGCCGCGCAAGGGCCAGGAGGTCGTGGTCGCGTTCCTGGAAGGCGATATCGACCGGCCGGTGGTGATCGGCACGGTCTACAACGGCCGCGGCCAGCTCGACGCCGCCCACAACGATGTCAGCGGCGGCGCCGGCGGCGCCACCGGCAATGCCGCCGCCTGGTTCGAAGGCAACGAACACCCGTCGGTGTTCACCGGCTTCAAGACCCAGGCCCTGGCCGAAAGCCAGGGCGGCAGCGGCGGCTACCAGCAATTGAAACTGGACGACACGCCCGGCCAGGGCCGGGTGCAGGCCAACACCACCCAGCACCTGAGCACCCTGGCGCTGGGCCATCTGAAAGGCGGGGTCGACAACATCCGTGGCCAGGAGCGCGGCTTCGGCGCCGAGCTGAGCACCCAGGCCGGCGGCGCGCTGCGCGGCGGCGCGGGCCTGCTGCTGACCACCGAGCCGGGCACTCACCACCTGACCGCGACCTTGGCGCAAGCGCAACTGAGCCTGAGCGAACAGCTGATCCAGACCCTGAGCGAGGCCGCCCAGACCCAACAGGCGATCCTGCCCGACGACCCGAAGGAACTCACCGCCCAGACCGCGCTGAAGGCGACCCAGGACACCATGGCCGCGACCCAGACCGGCAGCGCGCCGGGCGAAGGCATCGGCGGCGGCGACGGCAGCGCTCCGGGCTGGAGCAACCCGTTGCTGCTGGCGAGCAGCCCGAAAGGCATCGTCAGCGTGACCGCGCAGAACCAGGTGTGGGTGTCCGGCACCCAGACCGTACTGAGCGCCAACCAAGACCTGCAGTGGCTGAGCCAGACCGAAAGCGTACTGGCCGTCGCCGGCGGCATCGCCTTGTTCACCCACGGCGGCGAAGCGCCGAGCGGCAAACCGAACCAGGAGCGCGGCATCGCCCTGCATGCGGCCAAGGGCGCGGTGAGCCTGCGCGCGCACAAGGAGCTGGCGCGCGCCGCGGCCAAGACCAGCGTCAAGGTCGCCAGTACCCAGGCCGATGTGCAGATCGCCGCGCCGAGCAAACGCCTGCTGGCAACCGCGGCGGGAGCCTATCTCAAGCTCGAAGGCGGCGATATCGAACTGGGCGCGCCGGGGACGATCGAGTTCAAGGGGACGCAGCGGGAGTTGACAGGGCCGAAGAGCGCTCACAACCCAGTGGTCGAGTTGCCCAGTGCCGATATGAAACCTTTGACCAAAGCTAAGATGTTCTGGTTCTCAGGCTGAGTCGGTAATCAACTACAAGGACGTTGAATCATGGAATTAATTCTGTTCCCGGTGCGGAATCTTGCGGTCGGCGCCGCACCGACGACGCTGGCGGATATGATCAACTACGCTGCCGCCGCTGGCTCCGGGACGTTTCCGGTCGCGCAGAACCACTATTGGCACGGCGGACTGCACTTCAAGACGCCGCCCGCGACGGCGACGGGCGGCTTCGCGGTGCAGGCCGTAACGCGCGGCAGAATCGTTGCATACCGACTCAACGACGACTGGCAATCCTATGAGCCGGTTCCAGGGACGACACACAAATTTTCATCGAGCTTCGTGTTGATCAAACATGACCTTGAGCATAACTATCGCCCCGATCCTTCTCCCACCGGGGTGAACGAAAAGCTTTTCAGCAAGTATCGTTTCTATTCGTTGTACATGAACCTGTTGCCAAAAGCCCAGTTGGAAACGAAGTCGCGGCTACCCTGGTTCTTGTGTTCCGACAGGCTCGATCCCGCGGTCCCCGTCGGCAAGCGGGGCATGGAGGGAGTCTATCAAGACACCAAGAACGGAATGATTCGCTTGCAGATCGGCGCGCACTCTCATTGGGTGCCACGTAATCTCGTCGCGACACGAACGGTCGCGGGCGCGTTGAAGTATTACCTGACCGATCCGCTGGGCTTTAGTTACAACCGCGACCCATCGACATTGAAGCCCGGGATCCGCACCAATACCGTGGTTCCCTGCAATATAAGGGTCGAGGCTGGCGACATTATCGGCTATCCGGGCGGCGTGACCGTCGCAGGAGCCTTCATCGACGAACTTCTGCATTTCGAAACGTTCGTTCGTGACGCCGATATCGGCTTTGCCGACAACAGTCCGACCTATATCTATGCAGGCAACAAGACCCGGTCGGGCAAGATCGCATGCGGAGAGTTCTCGAGGGACTCCAGCACGCCTGCCACACCGCCGGCCGCCGCCACGCCGCCGGTTTGGAGCACGCATTACAACATCAACACCGAGGTGGGCAGCACATCGTCCACGCACTATTTGTTCACTCCACCTACGACGACGCTTCCGGGCACCACCACGCTGAAGGTATACAGCGACATGGACTGGAAGCAGGGCCCGAAGCCCTGGCTGTTCTGGCGCGGGTCGCAATTCCTGAAACCCAATGGCCATGTCGATCACGCGAAGACTCTGCCGACGGCCTCGCAAGCGGAGCGATTGGCGGTAAAACAGCGAACCGAGTGGAGCTCAGGTGACTTGCCGGGCCGGTTCGCCGAGCTGCAAACCGGCGAGAGCGGATTGCCGGCCCTCGCCGCAGCAGAGTTCACGAAATTCATCGCTCATGTGCGATCGCAGTGCTTCTGGGAGCAAGTTCCTGGCTTGCCCGCTCCCAACACCGTGTGGCATCCCAACCCGTTGTATTTCCTCGCCCAGTTGCGACGATGCCTGCTGCCTTTCCATCACGTCGAGCCGGCTGCGTTCAATCGATTGGCGCAACGCACTTTTACCGAGTCGCTGCATTTGCTGGATGAGCGAGATCAGGAAATCGTCGCCATGGGTCCGGCCATGCAGGCCAGATT
This genomic interval carries:
- the tssH gene encoding type VI secretion system ATPase TssH, whose protein sequence is MSINLKTLISKLDDTCRRSAERAANLCMARGNYEVDLEHLFLALLEHPQCDVALIAQRSGISVDSLRRDLETEIGRFKTGNTRTPVFSPHLPTLFEHAWLIASLDSQTSRIRSGHLLLALLTEPGLAQLALRGSAQFVRIKRDELKHDFAKLTAGSSEAGDGVRFADAEHPQGDQAQGDAATAADAAQQGGLSKTPALDQFTTNLTQRARDGHLDPVVGRESEIRQVVDILLRRRQNNPILTGEAGVGKTAVVEGLALRIAEKDVPQVLQGVELHTLDMGLLQAGASVKGEFENRLKNVIDEVKKSTHPIILFIDEAHTMIGAGGQAGQSDAANLLKPALARGELRTIAATTWGEYKKYFEKDAALARRFQVVKVEEPSEPIAAAMLRGLVPLMEKHFNIRVLDEAITEAVRLSHRYISGRQLPDKAVSVLDTACAKVALGQSATPAIIEDTRKHIDRLSAELGALHREAASGAMHDERVVELESQLEQSRKVLADNEARLLQETELAQRIQALRGELEVAATAAAADGAAATAVPAADDAKPAAKAAKGKGKAAAKSVDPKHQEVNDLVAQLRALQGETPMVPLQVDGTVVAEIVSAWTGVPLGRMIKDEIRTVRNLAPMLAERVMGQDHALEAVAQRVRTASAKLEDPNKPRGVFMFVGPSGVGKTETALALADILYGGERKLVTINMSEYQEAHSVSGLKGSPPGYVGYGEGGVLTEAVRRQPYSVVLLDEVEKAHPDVLEMFFQVFDKGMMDDAEGREIDFRNTLIILTSNVGSSQIMQAALNKPAEEIPKADELADALRPVLMKSFKPAFLGRLKVVPYYPISDDVLAQIIALKLRRIRDRVAANHKAVFEWDDSLVEAMLQRCTEVDSGARNVDHILNGTLLPEIAESVLARMAEGSKIEKIKVSAAKNGEFKYKIA
- a CDS encoding M35 family metallo-endopeptidase is translated as MELILFPVRNLAVGAAPTTLADMINYAAAAGSGTFPVAQNHYWHGGLHFKTPPATATGGFAVQAVTRGRIVAYRLNDDWQSYEPVPGTTHKFSSSFVLIKHDLEHNYRPDPSPTGVNEKLFSKYRFYSLYMNLLPKAQLETKSRLPWFLCSDRLDPAVPVGKRGMEGVYQDTKNGMIRLQIGAHSHWVPRNLVATRTVAGALKYYLTDPLGFSYNRDPSTLKPGIRTNTVVPCNIRVEAGDIIGYPGGVTVAGAFIDELLHFETFVRDADIGFADNSPTYIYAGNKTRSGKIACGEFSRDSSTPATPPAAATPPVWSTHYNINTEVGSTSSTHYLFTPPTTTLPGTTTLKVYSDMDWKQGPKPWLFWRGSQFLKPNGHVDHAKTLPTASQAERLAVKQRTEWSSGDLPGRFAELQTGESGLPALAAAEFTKFIAHVRSQCFWEQVPGLPAPNTVWHPNPLYFLAQLRRCLLPFHHVEPAAFNRLAQRTFTESLHLLDERDQEIVAMGPAMQARFLRWFGYSSSSPPLVASTLVAMSHNAPTPIPHVANLAGAVAHVRAVIRKSKAAFQSSLRNKNLMRGFSVADYERTYAYVYGTDIASKHIHLCHAFLGTMAPINNSVPLNWNNVVNTLLHECSHFTDMGGLKDLSYTDSTGANVGPYGVGDCVKMAQQFPSAALLNADNFSFFMTDGMNGTADRFTYLD
- a CDS encoding type VI secretion system Vgr family protein, yielding MDVLATLLSALSAPRQHERLLRLHTSLGPDVLIAESLDGRESLDEGGFRFELTALSVDAHLDLSELLGQPVRLELMTADAVGDLRCFHGHLSAFERIGSNGGLARYRLIVEPWLAFLRQRVDAFVFQDMTVVEIVESLFADYVGQGRLAPAWRWDLADPSVYRKRSLTCQYEESDYDFLHRLLAEEGIHYHVEHSDQALAEDGADADGSSLGMHTLVLADHNEAFADLGSIRFHRKDITEPGDSVEHWSTARRWQTARLQRSSWDYRSLGLRPAEALGSHYGEVAPEDQDIGGPYAYPDRATGERYARQHLEALQVSADTVQGAGSWRRLRPGGRFVLTQHHAYRDADSGRFTCLSVRHRARNNLGAEVLDLAEKQLGPVTLAVPVLPDALSGLATPSHEGFAPDLGEAGPAVGNDAAGGEGFYLNSFDALPAAVPYRSRTTDGHGLRLHPKPTVHGSQTAIVVSDGAPLQTDRDHRIKVQFPWQRGGDASNRLAHPSGDDNAPGLGQAWTWVRVAGPWAGDNWGGVMLPRKGQEVVVAFLEGDIDRPVVIGTVYNGRGQLDAAHNDVSGGAGGATGNAAAWFEGNEHPSVFTGFKTQALAESQGGSGGYQQLKLDDTPGQGRVQANTTQHLSTLALGHLKGGVDNIRGQERGFGAELSTQAGGALRGGAGLLLTTEPGTHHLTATLAQAQLSLSEQLIQTLSEAAQTQQAILPDDPKELTAQTALKATQDTMAATQTGSAPGEGIGGGDGSAPGWSNPLLLASSPKGIVSVTAQNQVWVSGTQTVLSANQDLQWLSQTESVLAVAGGIALFTHGGEAPSGKPNQERGIALHAAKGAVSLRAHKELARAAAKTSVKVASTQADVQIAAPSKRLLATAAGAYLKLEGGDIELGAPGTIEFKGTQRELTGPKSAHNPVVELPSADMKPLTKAKMFWFSG
- the tssG gene encoding type VI secretion system baseplate subunit TssG — translated: MSTAKRRIDPGVAQQVLTEPHRFEFFQAMRVLEHMFTRQGMAQRDVVPTRLRFGNSLSLGFPASEIEQAVGYDEQGIALETAEAIDAAVTAMEISEVRVTPAFTGLLGVAGVLPLHYTETIAQREIYQRDRTARAFLDMFTNRAVAQHYAAWKKYRLHVQYEFDRRERFLPLILSLAGVGLHALRDRMVDGESDVFDQAIAHYAGGIRQHPVSAVFVQRILSDYFQAPLRVEQFVGAWYVVPEQQRTRLGQSNAQLGATALAGERVWQRDLRLRLWIGPLDRERFQRFLPGGSAARALAKWLTLLTGSTLEYEVRLILRQDDVQGVRMDEHNGARLGWDSYLCSRPADSDRSDTRYHIHTLQ